The genomic segment ACGGCACGCTCAAAGAAGTCATAGATGCCTCCGAAATCCTCCACATGACGCATCCTGCCAAGGATATCAGCAAGTATTATCTATGCTACAAACGCTTCTGAAACATATTTTGACAAACTTTCATAAAATAAAAGTCACATTTTGCCACTAAATCGATTTTTTACCGTATCTTTGCAACGTTAAAAATTTCACAGACGAACCCATGGAATTCACCGCAAAGCAAATTGCTGAACTGATAAACGGTCGTATAGAGGGCGATGAGAACGCTGTAGTCTCCACGTTTTCAAAGATTGAAGAAGGGAAACCCGGCGCCATCTCTTTTCTTTCAAACCCCAAATACACCCATTTCCTATATGAGACACAATCCAGTGTGGTCCTCGTCAATGAGGATGTGAAACTGGAAAGACCTGTCAACGCCACACTGATTCGCGTGGATAACGCCTACGAGTGCGTGGCTAAACTGCTGCAACTCTACGAATCGATGAAGCCGCAGAAAACCGGCATCGACCCATTGGCATTCATCTCACCGAAAGCAAAGATAGGAAAAGACTGTTACATCGGTCCCTTCGCCTATATCGGCGATGATGTGGAGATTGGCGACCACTCGCAAATCTATCCCCACGCCACGATATTCGACAAGGCGATTGTAGGCAACCACTGCATCATATATCCGAACGTGAGCATCTATCACGACTGCCACATCGGCAATAACGTCATCATCCACTCGGGCAGCGTCATCGGAGCCGACGGATTCGGCTTCGCGCCCAATGCCGACGGATATGACAAGATGCCGCAGATAGGTATTGTAACGATAGAAGACGACGTGGAAATCGGTGCCAACACCTGTATTGACCGCTCCACGATGGGAAGCACCTACATCCGTAAAGGCGCGAAACTGGACAACCTGATTCAGGTGGCGCACAATGCGGAAGTCGGCGAAAACACCGTCATGGCAGCGCAAGTGGGAGTGGCAGGAAGCACGAAAATCGGCAAATGGTGCATGTTTGGCGGACAAGTGGGAATGGCAGGACACATCAGTATTGCCGACCACACGACTGTCGGTGCACAAGCCGGCATCACAAACACCGTTCGCGAGAGCGGACAGACCATCATCGGTTCGCCCGCATGGGATGCAAGAGGCTTCATGAAGTCGGCAGCCATCTTCCGAAGACTATCTGATATGTATCAAAACATACAAAAACTGCAAAAAGAAATTGAAGAACTAAAAAACAACCAATAAAGACATGGCAAAACAAAACACGCTGAAAGGAAGTTTTTCACTTTGTGGAAAAGGACTACATACGGGATTGAGTCTCACAGTTACGTTCAATCCAGCCCCAGAAAATACCGGTTACAAAATACAACGCATCGACCTCGACGAGCAACCCGTCATTGATGCCGTCGCTGAAAAAGTGATTGACACGCAGAGAGGA from the Prevotella sp. Rep29 genome contains:
- the lpxD gene encoding UDP-3-O-(3-hydroxymyristoyl)glucosamine N-acyltransferase, with translation MEFTAKQIAELINGRIEGDENAVVSTFSKIEEGKPGAISFLSNPKYTHFLYETQSSVVLVNEDVKLERPVNATLIRVDNAYECVAKLLQLYESMKPQKTGIDPLAFISPKAKIGKDCYIGPFAYIGDDVEIGDHSQIYPHATIFDKAIVGNHCIIYPNVSIYHDCHIGNNVIIHSGSVIGADGFGFAPNADGYDKMPQIGIVTIEDDVEIGANTCIDRSTMGSTYIRKGAKLDNLIQVAHNAEVGENTVMAAQVGVAGSTKIGKWCMFGGQVGMAGHISIADHTTVGAQAGITNTVRESGQTIIGSPAWDARGFMKSAAIFRRLSDMYQNIQKLQKEIEELKNNQ